A part of Rhodamnia argentea isolate NSW1041297 chromosome 8, ASM2092103v1, whole genome shotgun sequence genomic DNA contains:
- the LOC125316187 gene encoding paired amphipathic helix protein Sin3-like 1, producing the protein MKDASSYVREVKDVFGDQPEKYGMFLEIMKDFNAQRIDRARVIAKAKELFQGRKRLIHGFNTFLPEGCEIAPDEPPVRKKAVSYEEAIGFINKTKERFRDEKHVYESFEYLLSLYRRGKEICSVYNEVAVLFAGHPDLFEGFKRFLPENFVHPDELSTTTTLTSRGLEMVCYGRSQGRREGDARGKAGRRLTMKDALSYVREVKDVFRDQQEKYHMFLEIMKDFKTRRIDRARVVARAKELFQGHKRLIHGFNTFLPEGCKIALHKPPIRKKPVSYEEGIGFIHKIKERFRNEEHVYESFENILHLYLRGKEINAVYSEVAGLFAGHPDLLKVFERLLPEDFEHQDELSPTTTTPTSRRLQMIGWPILKPRMKLYKDCADLDHDEDMMRKVHKNDTNANGSNELRTIT; encoded by the exons ATGAAGGACGCTTCGTCATATGTCCGGGAAGTGAAGGACGTGTTCGGAGATCAACCGGAAAAATACGGCATGTTCCTAGAGATAATGAAAGATTTCAACGCTCAAAG AATCGATAGAGCAAGAGTCATTgcaaaagcaaaggaattatTCCAAGGGCGTAAGAGATTGATTCATGGGTTCAATACTTTCTTGCCGGAGGGATGCGAAATAGCACCGGATGAACCGCCAGTAAGGAAGAAGGCTGTCAGTTACGAAGAAGCCATTGGTTTCATCAACAAGACCAAG GAACGTTTTCGGGACGAGAAACATGTTTATGAATCATTCGAGTATCTTCTCTCTTTGTACCGGCGCGGGAAGGAAATCTGCTCAGTGTACAATGAG GTGGCTGTCCTTTTTGCCGGCCATCCGGACTTATTTGAAGGATTCAAGAGATTCTTGCCCGAAAACTTTGTGCATCCTGACGAGCTGAGCACTACCACCACACTGACCTCGCGAGGATTGGAAATGGTATG CTATGGACGATCCCAAGGAAGAAGGGAGGGAGACGCCAGAGGTAAAGCGGGTCGAAGACTAACAATGAAGGACGCTTTGTCATACGTCCGGGAAGTGAAGGACGTGTTCAGAGATCAACAGGAAAAATACCACATGTTCCTAGAGATAATGAAAGATTTCAAGACTCGAAG AATCGATAGAGCAAGAGTCGTTGCAAGAGCAAAGGAATTATTCCAAGGGCATAAGAGATTGATTCATGGGTTCAATACTTTCTTGCCCGAGGGATGCAAAATAGCGCTGCACAAACCACCGATAAGGAAGAAGCCTGTCAGTTACGAAGAAGGCATTGGTTTCATCCACAAGATCAAG GAACGTTTTCGGAACGAGGAACATGTTTATGAATCATTCGAGAACATTCTCCATTTGTACCTGCGCGGGAAGGAAATCAACGCGGTTTACAGTGAG GTTGCCGGCCTTTTTGCTGGCCATCCGGACTTACTCAAGGTATTCGAGAGATTGTTGCCAGAAGACTTTGAGCATCAGGACGAGCTCAGCCCTACTACCACCACACCGACCTCGCGCAGATTGCAAATG ATAGGATGGCCGATTCTCAAGCCGAGGATGAAGTTATACAAAGATTGCGCCGACTTGGACCATGATGAGGACATGATGAGGAAGGTGCACAAGAATGATACGAATGCAAATGGATCTAATGAGTTGAGGACCATAACATAG
- the LOC115741266 gene encoding ABC transporter B family member 15-like has product MRDEDKSGAGAAKKRKTGRMTAGSLRSIFMHADAADKLLMALGFLGAVGDGFSNPLVLFISSRLMNHIGAGSSSSSTSTFLHNINKNAVVLLYLACGSFVACFLEGYCWTRTGERQAARMRARYLKAVLRQDVGYFDLHVTSTSEVIVSVSNDSVVIQDVLSEKVPNFLMNVSMFVGSYFVAFLMLWRLAIVGFPFVVLLVIPGLMYGRTLMNLARKIRKEYNKAGAVAEQAVSSIRTVYAFVGEDKTIAEYSAALRGSVELGLRQGLAKGLAIGSNGVVFAIWSFMSYYGSRMVMYHGAEGGTVFAVGAAIAVGGLALGAGLSNLKYFSEAFSAGERIMEMINRVPKIDSDSTEGVNLNTVSGEVEFRHVEFAYPSRPDTLIFRDFNLRVPAGGTVALVGGSGSGKSTVISLLQRFYDPLGGEILLDGVPIEKLQVKWLRAQMGLVSQEPALFATSIKENILFGKEDATFDEVVEAAKASNAHYFISQLPQGYDTQVGERGVQMSGGQKQRIAIARAIIKSPRILLLDEATSALDSESERVVQEALDKAAVGRTTIVVAHRLSTIHNADLIAVVQDGRILESGSHGELVGHESSLYASLVRLQQTEGHGAPAPHQHHEDFTSPTISAVDVNNTSSRRLSLVSRSSSANSAAGLGWASIGGADQTGFPDEQKFPVPSLRRLLTLNAPEWRQACAGCVSAVLFGAVQPVYAFALGSVVSVYFLSDHDEMKRKTRTYALCFLGLAMFSLLINVTQHYNFAYMGECLTKRLRERMLSKILTFEVGWFDQDENSSGTICARLAKDASVVRSLVGDRMALLVQTASAVTIAFTMGLVIAWKLALVMIAVQPIVIACFYAQRVLLKRMSQKAIKAQEQSSKLAAEAVSNLRTITAFSSQDRILRMLERAQEGPRRESIRQSWYAGLGLGASQSLTSCTWALDFWYGGKLVAEGYITGKALFETFMILVSTGRVIADAGSMTSDLVKGSDAVGSVFAILDRYTRIEPEDEEGHEPEKITGQVEIRNVDFAYPARPDVMIFKDFSIRIEAGKSTALVGQSGSGKSTIIGLIERFYDPLRGVVNVDGRDIRSYHLRSLRRHIALVSQEPTLFAGTVRENIAYGASGNVGEAEIAEAAKAANAHDFVASLKDGYDTWCGDRGVQLSGGQKQRVAIARAILKNPAILLLDEATSALDSRSEKIVQDALERVMVGRTSVVVAHRLSTIQSCDAIAVLAKGKVVEKGTHSSLLAKGPSGAYYSLVSLQRTGNPT; this is encoded by the exons ATGAGGGACGAGGACAAAAGCGGCGCCGGAGCggcgaagaagaggaagacggGGAGGATGACGGCCGGTTCTCTCCGCTCCATCTTCATGCACGCCGATGCCGCCGACAAGCTGCTGATGGCCCTCGGCTTCCTCGGAGCCGTCGGTGATGGCTTCTCTAACCCGCTGGTCTTGTTCATCAGCAGCCGCTTGATGAACCACATCGGCGCCGGCTCGTCATCTTCCTCGACGAGCACGTTCCTCCACAACATTAACAAG AATGCGGTGGTTCTTCTGTACTTGGCATGTGGCTCGTTCGTTGCATGTTTCTTGG AGGGATACTGTTGGACGAGGACTGGAGAGAGACAAGCCGCGAGGATGCGAGCCCGGTACTTGAAGGCCGTCCTGCGACAGGATGTGGGCTACTTCGACCTGCATGTGACCAGCACGTCCGAGGTCATCGTGAGCGTGTCCAACGACAGCGTCGTGATCCAGGATGTCTTGTCCGAGAAG GTGCCGAATTTCCTGATGAACGTCTCGATGTTCGTCGGTAGCTACTTCGTGGCTTTCCTGATGCTGTGGAGGCTGGCCATCGTCGGGTTCCCATTCGTGGTCCTCTTGGTCATCCCTGGGTTGATGTACGGGCGAACCCTCATGAACTTGGCGAGGAAGATCCGGAAGGAGTACAACAAGGCCGGTGCGGTTGCAGAACAGGCGGTCTCGTCCATCCGGACTGTCTACGCCTTTGTTGGGGAGGACAAGACGATCGCTGAGTACTCCGCCGCACTCCGGGGGTCGGTCGAACTGGGCCTGAGGCAGGGCTTGGCCAAGGGCCTGGCCATCGGGAGCAACGGCGTCGTCTTTGCGATATGGTCCTTCATGTCCTACTACGGCAGCAGGATGGTGATGTACCATGGCGCCGAGGGCGGGACTGTTTTTGCTGTTGGCGCCGCCATCGCCGTCGGTGGACT AGCATTAGGAGCTGGCCTATCCAACCTGAAGTACTTCTCGGAAGCATTCTCAGCGGGCGAGCGCATAATGGAAATGATCAACCGGGTCCCGAAGATCGACTCCGACAGCACGGAGGGCGTGAACCTCAACACAGTCTCGGGCGAAGTTGAGTTTAGGCATGTCGAGTTTGCTTACCCATCGAGGCCCGATACCCTGATATTCCGGGACTTCAACCTGAGGGTCCCAGCAGGCGGGACGGTGGCCCTAGTAGGCGGGAGCGGCTCGGGCAAGTCGACAGTGATATCGCTGCTGCAGAGGTTCTACGACCCGCTCGGCGGGGAGATACTGCTGGATGGAGTGCCCATTGAGAAGCTGCAGGTCAAGTGGTTGAGGGCACAGATGGGCCTGGTGAGCCAAGAGCCTGCACTTTTTGCTACTTCCATCAAAGAGAACATATTGTTTGGCAAGGAAGATGCAACATTTGATGAGGTTGTGGAAGCTGCCAAGGCCTCCAATGCCCACTACTTCATCTCTCAGCTTCCTCAGGGGTACGATACCCAG GTAGGCGAGCGAGGCGTGCAAATGTCCGGCGGCCAGAAGCAGAGGATCGCCATAGCGAGGGCCATCATCAAGTCCCCGAGGATCCTACTCCTCGACGAGGCCACGAGCGCACTCGACTCCGAGTCGGAGCGGGTCGTCCAGGAGGCCCTTGACAAGGCCGCTGTTGGCCGCACCACCATTGTCGTGGCCCACCGCCTCTCCACCATCCACAATGCCGACCTCATCGCCGTCGTCCAGGATGGCCGCATCCTCGAGTCCGGCTCCCACGGAGAGCTCGTCGGCCACGAGTCCAGCCTCTATGCCTCCCTGGTCCGGCTCCAGCAGACCGAGGGCCACGGCGCCCCTGCCCCCCACCAACACCACGAGGACTTCACCTCACCGACCATATCTGCGGTGGACGTGAACAACACGAGCAGCCGGAGGCTCTCACTCGTGAGCCGGTCGAGCTCGGCCAACTCGGCTGCTGGGCTGGGCTGGGCTTCGATTGGTGGTGCCGACCAGACTGGCTTCCCGGACGAGCAGAAGTTCCCAGTGCCATCACTTAGGAGGCTGCTCACCTTGAATGCGCCCGAGTGGAGGCAGGCGTGCGCTGGGTGCGTGAGCGCGGTGCTGTTCGGGGCGGTCCAGCCGGTCTACGCCTTCGCATTGGGGTCCGTAGTCTCGGTCTATTTCTTGTCGGACCACGACGAGATGAAGCGCAAGACTAGGACCTACGCCTTGTGCTTCCTCGGGTTGGCCATGTTCTCGCTGCTGATCAATGTGACGCAGCACTACAACTTCGCGTACATGGGCGAGTGCTTAACCAAGAGGCTGAGGGAGCGGATGCTGTCCAAGATTTTGACGTTCGAAGTCGGGTGGTTCGATCAGGACGAGAATTCAAGCGGCACGATTTGCGCGAGACTCGCCAAGGACGCCAGTGTG GTGAGGTCTCTAGTGGGCGATCGGATGGCTCTTCTCGTCCAAACTGCCTCAGCCGTGACCATAGCATTCACGATGGGCCTGGTCATCGCATGGAAGCTGGCCTTGGTGATGATAGCCGTCCAGCCCATCGTCATCGCCTGCTTCTACGCCCAGAGAGTCCTCCTCAAGCGCATGTCCCAGAAGGCCATCAAAGCCCAGGAACAGAGCAGCAAGCTCGCCGCCGAAGCCGTCTCTAATCTCCGCACCATCACCGCCTTCTCCTCCCAGGACAGGATCCTCAGGATGCTCGAGAGGGCGCAGGAGGGCCCGCGCCGGGAGAGCATCAGGCAGTCTTGGTATGCCGGGCTCGGGCTCGGCGCCTCCCAGAGCCTCACTTCCTGTACCTGGGCTCTGGACTTCTGGTACGGTGGCAAGCTAGTCGCCGAGGGCTACATCACCGGGAAGGCGCTCTTCGAGACCTTCATGATCTTGGTGAGCACAGGCCGAGTCATTGCCGATGCCGGAAGCATGACATCGGACCTTGTTAAGGGCTCAGATGCCGTCGGCTCGGTCTTCGCCATCTTGGACCGATACACTAGAATCGAGCCCGAAGACGAGGAAGGGCACGAGCCCGAAAAGATAACGGGCCAGGTCGAAATCCGCAACGTGGACTTTGCCTACCCAGCTAGGCCTGACGTCATGATATTCAAGGATTTCTCAATCAGAATCGAAGCTGGGAAATCAACGGCATTGGTGGGGCAGAGCGGGTCGGGCAAATCGACGATAATTGGGTTGATCGAGAGATTTTACGACCCGCTCAGAGGCGTGGTGAACGTCGACGGCCGAGACATAAGGTCGTATCACCTGCGATCGTTGAGAAGGCACATCGCGCTCGTCAGCCAGGAACCCACCTTATTCGCGGGCACCGTAAGAGAGAACATCGCCTACGGCGCGTCCGGAAACGTGGGCGAAGCGGAAATCGCTGAGGCGGCCAAGGCAGCAAATGCGCACGACTTTGTCGCGTCCCTGAAGGATGGCTACGACACATGGTGCGGAGATAGGGGGGTACAGCTCTCGGGCGGGCAGAAGCAGAGGGTCGCAATCGCCCGGGCCATACTCAAGAACCCGGCGATCCTGTTGCTGGACGAGGCCACCAGTGCGCTCGACAGCCGATCTGAGAAGATCGTGCAGGACGCATTGGAGAGAGTGATGGTGGGTCGGACCAGCGTGGTAGTGGCGCATCGGCTGAGCACCATCCAAAGCTGCGACGCGATCGCCGTTCTGGCCAAAGGGAAGGTGGTGGAGAAAGGGACTCACTCCTCCCTCCTTGCCAAAGGGCCGTCGGGAGCTTATTACTCATTGGTCAGCCTCCAAAGAACCGGGAATCCTACTTAA